One genomic window of Plasmodium coatneyi strain Hackeri chromosome 12, complete sequence includes the following:
- a CDS encoding Septum formation protein MAF-like protein, protein MEEHSHIIGLGDLFTDAKKCWVLLASKSPRRIELMKLMGVSNLYICESGFEENLDKKQFASAEHYVKENALQKGLNVVNHVWFGDQPNNHMEGNHKEAEKKNKQQESNSGNLPNGQPDKEEHCTDGTKTHQFKSLHSTYDPMPNVIISCDTIVTLKDEIIEKPLNKEHALEILKKLSSNVHCVYTAVCIFLHKTKVPITFIEKTEVHFDNLLEQDILAYINSSEPYDKAGAYSIQGVGCQFIKKINGCYYNVMGLPINKLSKTLTQLYVEGKISV, encoded by the coding sequence ATGGAGGAGCATTCGCATATCATCGGGTTAGGCGACCTTTTCAcagatgcaaaaaaatgttgggTTCTTTTGGCTAGCAAGTCCCCCAGGAGGATAGAGTTAATGAAATTAATGGGGGTATCAAATTTATACATTTGTGAATCAGGCTTTGAGGAAAATTTAGATAAAAAACAGTTTGCTTCTGCTGAGCATTATGTTAAAGAAAATGCGTTACAAAAGGGGTTGAATGTAGTAAACCATGTCTGGTTTGGGGATCAACCAAACAATCACATGGAGGGGAACCATAAGGAagccgaaaaaaaaaacaaacaacagGAAAGTAATAGTGGTAATTTGCCAAATGGCCAACCTGATAAGGAGGAACATTGTACAGATGGAACAAAAACGCACCAATTCAAAAGTTTGCATAGCACCTATGACCCCATGCCAAATGTTATAATCTCATGCGACACGATCGTTACGCTGAAGGAcgaaataatagaaaaaccACTCAACAAAGAGCACGCCcttgaaattttaaaaaaattatcatctAATGTGCATTGCGTTTATACAGCTGtctgtatatttttacacaaaacaaaagtACCCATCACCTTTATCGAAAAAACAGAAGTACATTTTGACAACTTGCTTGAGCAAGATATTCTGgcatatataaattccaGTGAACCGTATGATAAGGCTGGCGCTTACTCTATCCAAGGAGTCGGTTGCcagtttataaaaaaaattaatggcTGCTATTACAACGTTATGGGGTTACCAATTAATAAACTTTCCAAAACGTTGACGCAGTTATATgtggagggaaaaatatcAGTTTGA